The Haloplanus sp. CK5-1 genome contains a region encoding:
- a CDS encoding primary-amine oxidase, which produces MATEMESAVDHPLDPLAPEEIEAAREILETRVDEPTRYVKIVLDEPSKDELRGDDTSVARRAFAILRDPVEKTTYEAVVSLDDAELISWEEVEGAQPSITLEEFDVCEETVKANEEWREAVAKRGVENFDLAIVDPWSAGHHFVPDGVDTDRRLAHGMTWIRTSEEDNGYARPIDGVHVWVDLDDMEVVEVVDNGVTESNVVDNLEDAPYRAEDRDLRTDLKPYNVDQPEGPSWSIEGRKVEWQNWHLRVGWTQREGLVLHDVGYEDDGEVRSIINRASCAEMAVPYGERDPNHNWKNAFDVGEYNIGRLANSLTEGCDCLGYMHYFDAVMNDTDGEVNTIPNAVCLHEEDYGTLWKHTNWRTENTEVRRNRRLVISFVATVGNYDYQFNWYLYQDGSMEGQVRLTGVDSNGLVAPGEDASGFAEMLAPGVKGMIHQHFFNFRLDMDVDGGENELYRVENQTVPVGPDGVQNEWPGEDTDLNPAGQAFYAERTQLKSEQEAQELTDPHKGRYWQVVNPNETNKLDKPTGYKLMPGENVEACAQPGSSVHERSTFIDNHIWATPYDEDERFPAGEYPNQNPGGDGLPAWTEADRSLDGEDLVLWYTLGVNHITRPEDWPILPARISGFKLEPVNFFDENPSMDVPPEHAIKDVQQRREQKYDDPDDVAADD; this is translated from the coding sequence ATGGCGACAGAGATGGAATCCGCGGTCGATCACCCACTCGATCCCCTCGCACCCGAGGAAATCGAGGCTGCACGCGAAATACTGGAGACACGGGTCGACGAACCGACTCGCTACGTGAAGATCGTCCTCGACGAACCGTCGAAGGACGAACTGCGGGGCGACGACACGTCGGTGGCCCGACGCGCCTTCGCTATCCTCCGAGATCCGGTCGAGAAGACCACCTACGAGGCGGTCGTGTCGCTCGACGACGCGGAACTGATCTCGTGGGAGGAGGTCGAAGGCGCCCAGCCATCGATCACCCTTGAGGAGTTCGACGTGTGTGAGGAGACGGTGAAGGCGAACGAGGAGTGGCGGGAGGCCGTCGCGAAACGCGGCGTCGAGAACTTCGATCTCGCCATCGTCGACCCGTGGTCCGCCGGTCACCACTTCGTCCCGGACGGGGTCGACACCGACCGACGGTTGGCCCACGGGATGACGTGGATCCGGACGAGCGAGGAGGACAACGGCTACGCTCGACCCATCGACGGGGTGCACGTTTGGGTCGACCTCGACGACATGGAGGTCGTCGAGGTGGTCGACAACGGCGTGACGGAGTCGAACGTCGTCGACAACCTCGAAGACGCGCCGTATCGGGCCGAGGACCGCGACCTGCGAACGGATCTGAAACCCTACAACGTCGACCAGCCCGAGGGGCCGAGCTGGTCCATCGAGGGCCGGAAGGTCGAGTGGCAGAACTGGCACCTCCGCGTCGGCTGGACACAACGGGAAGGACTGGTCCTCCACGACGTCGGCTACGAGGACGACGGCGAGGTCCGCAGTATCATCAACCGCGCGTCGTGTGCGGAGATGGCCGTCCCGTACGGCGAACGGGATCCGAACCACAACTGGAAAAACGCCTTCGACGTCGGCGAGTACAACATCGGTCGGCTGGCGAACTCGCTGACCGAGGGCTGTGACTGCCTGGGGTACATGCACTACTTCGACGCGGTGATGAACGACACCGACGGCGAAGTGAACACCATTCCCAACGCGGTCTGTCTCCACGAGGAGGACTACGGTACCCTCTGGAAACACACCAACTGGCGGACCGAGAACACGGAAGTGCGTCGGAACCGCCGACTCGTCATCTCCTTCGTCGCCACCGTTGGCAACTACGACTACCAGTTCAACTGGTATCTCTACCAGGACGGGTCGATGGAGGGACAGGTCCGGCTGACCGGTGTGGACAGCAACGGACTGGTCGCCCCCGGCGAGGACGCCTCCGGCTTCGCGGAGATGCTGGCACCCGGGGTCAAGGGCATGATCCACCAGCACTTCTTCAACTTCCGACTGGACATGGACGTCGACGGCGGAGAGAACGAACTCTACCGCGTCGAGAACCAGACGGTGCCGGTGGGTCCCGACGGCGTACAAAACGAGTGGCCGGGCGAGGACACCGATCTGAATCCGGCGGGACAGGCCTTCTACGCCGAGCGGACGCAACTGAAGAGCGAACAGGAGGCACAGGAACTCACCGACCCCCACAAGGGCCGGTACTGGCAGGTGGTGAACCCCAACGAGACGAACAAACTCGACAAGCCGACCGGCTACAAACTCATGCCCGGCGAGAACGTCGAGGCGTGTGCACAGCCCGGATCGAGCGTTCACGAGCGGTCGACGTTCATCGACAACCACATCTGGGCGACGCCGTACGACGAGGACGAACGGTTCCCCGCCGGCGAGTATCCGAACCAGAACCCCGGCGGTGACGGCCTGCCCGCGTGGACCGAGGCCGATCGGTCCCTCGACGGCGAGGACCTCGTCCTCTGGTACACCCTCGGCGTCAACCACATCACCCGACCCGAGGACTGGCCGATCCTCCCGGCCCGCATCTCCGGGTTCAAGCTGGAGCCGGTGAACTTCTTCGACGAGAACCCCTCGATGGACGTGCCGCCGGAACACGCGATCAAGGACGTTCAGCAGCGCCGCGAGCAGAAGTACGACGACCCGGACGACGTCGCGGCCGACGACTGA
- a CDS encoding DUF7344 domain-containing protein codes for MDGEQDSLPAAGRGLVQSSILGAPRQRRILSILRDRGRPTTVDELRARLASDGSDASPDATEADRRGLRTDLAHRCLPKLVAAGWIERRPEGYVVVDPLPLESERLSLPDLREPEHPSWDAASVLLARPHRQDVLSVVAGRSDGLTVSELATELRDRVDDRDRTLRTGLHHVDLPVLADVGLVAYDPDERTVDPTPRLSTCLDRLDLDTD; via the coding sequence ATGGACGGCGAACAGGACTCGTTGCCGGCCGCCGGGCGCGGGCTGGTGCAGTCGTCGATACTCGGCGCTCCCCGTCAGCGACGGATCCTCTCGATCCTGCGGGATCGAGGCCGGCCGACGACGGTCGACGAACTCCGTGCTCGTCTCGCCTCGGACGGGAGCGACGCGTCGCCGGACGCGACCGAGGCTGACCGCCGAGGGCTCCGGACGGACCTCGCTCACCGCTGCCTCCCGAAACTGGTGGCGGCCGGGTGGATCGAACGGCGCCCGGAGGGGTACGTCGTCGTCGATCCGCTCCCGCTGGAGTCCGAGCGGCTCTCCCTCCCGGACCTGCGGGAGCCGGAGCATCCGTCGTGGGACGCCGCGAGCGTTCTCCTGGCGCGGCCACACCGCCAAGACGTTCTGTCGGTCGTCGCCGGTCGGTCCGACGGGCTCACCGTGTCGGAACTCGCGACGGAACTTCGCGATCGTGTCGACGACCGGGACCGCACGCTCCGAACTGGCCTCCACCACGTCGACCTGCCGGTCTTGGCCGACGTTGGACTCGTCGCGTACGATCCTGACGAGCGGACGGTCGACCCCACCCCTCGGCTCTCGACGTGTCTCGACCGACTGGACCTCGACACCGACTAA
- the glmM gene encoding phosphoglucosamine mutase, translating to MQLFGSSGTRGVVGEEFTPDLVRRIASAATAVWDADRIAIGRDTRLSGEPLANVVAGTAASAGVDVDRLGVVPTPGVAYYCEAEGVPAIHLTASHNPPQYNGIKLLGDDGTELSVDGYERVESAVDDGVAPTVRWDDVGTVRSVDGINADYRADLLDGVDREAVAAADLTVALDPGHGAGALVSPDFFRELGCAVRTVNADPDGHFPGRDPEPVAGNLDELRRLVRSSDADVGIAHDGDADRAIFVDERGAFVDGDASLAALVDAHVAADDVVVAAVNVSQRLVDVVGAAGATLDLTPIGSAHIVTRIRERRRAGDHVPVAGEGNGGVFFPDYRLTRDGAYTAAKFLERLARADAPTSEVVAPYTDYHLVRADIAYDGDELDDLLDAAAAYARDADADLDTTDGYRLDYGDAWVLVRPSGTEPKVRIYAEARDESRAADLAADLRDHLEAAR from the coding sequence ATGCAACTGTTCGGGTCCAGCGGCACGCGCGGGGTCGTCGGCGAGGAGTTCACTCCGGACCTCGTCCGCCGGATCGCGAGCGCAGCGACGGCCGTCTGGGACGCCGACCGGATCGCCATCGGGCGCGACACCCGTCTCTCGGGCGAGCCCCTCGCGAACGTCGTCGCGGGGACCGCCGCGAGCGCCGGGGTAGACGTGGACCGCCTCGGCGTCGTCCCCACGCCCGGCGTCGCCTACTACTGCGAGGCCGAGGGTGTACCCGCCATCCACCTCACCGCCTCCCACAACCCCCCGCAGTACAACGGGATCAAACTCCTCGGCGACGACGGCACGGAACTCTCGGTCGACGGGTACGAACGCGTCGAGTCGGCCGTCGACGACGGGGTCGCCCCCACCGTGCGGTGGGACGACGTGGGGACGGTTCGGAGCGTCGACGGCATCAACGCCGACTACCGCGCGGACCTCCTCGACGGCGTCGACCGCGAGGCCGTCGCCGCCGCCGACCTCACCGTCGCGCTCGACCCCGGCCACGGCGCTGGCGCGCTGGTGTCGCCCGACTTCTTCCGCGAACTCGGCTGTGCGGTCCGTACGGTCAACGCCGATCCGGATGGGCACTTCCCCGGGCGCGACCCGGAACCCGTCGCCGGGAACCTCGACGAACTCCGGCGACTCGTCCGATCGAGCGACGCCGACGTGGGGATCGCACACGACGGCGACGCCGACCGCGCCATCTTCGTGGACGAGCGTGGCGCGTTCGTCGACGGCGACGCCTCGCTCGCGGCGCTCGTGGACGCACACGTCGCCGCGGACGACGTCGTCGTCGCCGCGGTCAACGTTTCACAGCGGTTGGTCGACGTGGTCGGCGCCGCCGGTGCGACCCTCGACCTCACCCCCATCGGCTCGGCGCACATCGTGACGCGGATCCGCGAGCGCCGTCGGGCCGGCGACCACGTCCCCGTCGCCGGCGAGGGCAACGGCGGCGTCTTCTTCCCCGACTACCGCCTGACCCGCGACGGCGCGTACACCGCCGCGAAGTTCCTCGAACGCCTCGCCCGCGCCGACGCGCCGACGAGCGAGGTGGTCGCCCCCTACACCGACTACCACCTCGTCCGGGCGGACATCGCCTACGACGGCGACGAACTCGACGACCTCCTCGACGCCGCCGCGGCGTACGCCCGCGATGCGGACGCCGATCTGGACACGACCGACGGCTACCGCCTCGACTACGGCGACGCGTGGGTGCTCGTCCGGCCCAGTGGCACCGAACCGAAGGTCCGAATCTACGCCGAGGCCCGCGACGAGTCGCGCGCGGCCGACCTCGCGGCCGACCTCCGCGACCACCTCGAAGCGGCGCGTTAA
- a CDS encoding DUF7118 family protein produces MKGAEADGDTDPAAALRAARSDVADARAAVEDHGEERLQAVRTAYREATDLLDRYEGRATGTGDFAAFVEFQEAFVELVEGLDDDLPARDAFEAANDILDQRRLGEDDFERAREALDPAADRVALLSERAAAEERREAARRDARQRLRDLTDRIEYLERLRRLGEADLDAPVERLRDPVESYNEAVEAAWTTFKREASAREVFRVVEASEAYPLAAFRRPPPELREYVTTYAAGEESIPTLLTYADYSSSKLSHYVDDPAALRTRVATHRTYLERLDADPLTVDWPPPAAGTLRHRAGELVSVTARFAPDDVVAAARRLRTLPDEVAYGRLRETAMARDELDDTERERLAEGAVESELEEARAERERLEAALDG; encoded by the coding sequence ATGAAGGGAGCCGAGGCCGACGGCGACACCGACCCGGCGGCGGCGCTCCGGGCCGCGCGGTCGGACGTGGCCGACGCCCGCGCTGCCGTCGAGGACCACGGCGAGGAGCGCCTGCAGGCGGTGCGGACGGCGTACCGCGAGGCGACCGACCTGCTCGACCGATACGAGGGGCGGGCGACCGGCACCGGCGACTTCGCCGCGTTCGTCGAGTTCCAAGAGGCGTTCGTCGAACTGGTCGAAGGGTTGGACGACGACCTGCCGGCCCGTGACGCATTCGAAGCGGCCAACGACATCCTCGATCAGCGCCGACTCGGCGAGGACGACTTCGAGCGCGCCCGCGAGGCACTCGACCCGGCGGCAGACCGGGTCGCCCTGCTCTCGGAGCGGGCGGCGGCCGAGGAGCGCCGGGAGGCGGCCCGCCGCGACGCCCGGCAACGGCTCCGCGACCTGACCGACCGGATCGAGTATCTGGAGCGACTGCGACGACTGGGCGAGGCCGACCTCGACGCGCCCGTCGAGCGCCTGCGCGATCCGGTCGAGTCGTACAACGAGGCGGTCGAGGCGGCGTGGACGACGTTCAAGCGGGAGGCGAGCGCCCGCGAGGTGTTCCGCGTCGTCGAGGCGAGCGAGGCGTACCCGCTCGCCGCGTTCCGCCGGCCGCCACCGGAGCTCCGCGAGTACGTGACGACGTACGCGGCCGGCGAGGAGTCGATCCCGACGCTCCTGACGTACGCCGACTACTCGTCGTCGAAGCTCTCACACTACGTCGACGACCCCGCGGCGCTCCGGACGCGCGTCGCGACCCACCGGACGTATCTCGAACGGCTGGACGCCGACCCGTTGACGGTGGACTGGCCGCCGCCGGCGGCGGGGACGCTCCGGCACCGCGCCGGGGAACTCGTCTCGGTTACGGCCCGGTTCGCCCCGGACGACGTCGTCGCCGCGGCGCGACGCCTCCGGACCCTGCCCGACGAGGTGGCGTACGGCCGCCTCCGGGAGACGGCGATGGCCCGCGACGAGTTGGACGACACGGAGCGCGAGCGATTGGCCGAGGGCGCGGTCGAGTCGGAACTGGAAGAGGCACGGGCGGAGCGCGAACGTCTCGAGGCGGCACTCGACGGTTAA
- the hisA gene encoding 1-(5-phosphoribosyl)-5-[(5-phosphoribosylamino)methylideneamino]imidazole-4-carboxamide isomerase has translation MTQFPEFEVVPAVDMQDGEVVQLVQGERGTETRYGDPVDAARRWVDAGARTLHLVDLDGAFEGERANAAAVEAVVDAVDVPIQLGGGIRTAEDAVGLLDRGVDRVILGTAAVERPEIVAEISEQRPGSVVVSLDAKGDEVVVSGWTEGTGLDPVDAARRYADLGAAGILFTDVDVEGKLSGVRAERIERLADAVDVPVIASGGVATLDDVRACREAGAAAVVVGTALYEGAFTLDAAMGV, from the coding sequence ATGACGCAGTTCCCGGAGTTCGAAGTCGTCCCCGCGGTCGACATGCAGGACGGCGAGGTGGTGCAGTTGGTGCAGGGCGAGCGGGGGACCGAGACGCGCTACGGCGACCCGGTCGACGCCGCGCGACGGTGGGTCGACGCCGGTGCGCGCACCCTCCACCTGGTCGACCTCGACGGGGCCTTCGAGGGGGAGCGAGCGAACGCGGCGGCAGTGGAGGCCGTCGTCGACGCGGTGGACGTCCCGATCCAACTCGGTGGCGGCATCCGCACCGCCGAGGACGCAGTGGGACTGCTCGACCGGGGCGTCGACCGCGTGATCCTCGGGACGGCCGCCGTCGAACGGCCGGAGATCGTCGCGGAGATCAGCGAGCAGCGACCGGGGAGCGTGGTCGTGAGCCTCGACGCGAAGGGCGACGAAGTGGTCGTCTCGGGGTGGACCGAGGGCACCGGCCTCGACCCCGTCGACGCCGCACGGCGGTACGCGGATCTGGGCGCGGCGGGCATCCTCTTCACCGACGTCGACGTCGAGGGGAAGCTGTCGGGGGTGCGGGCCGAGCGCATCGAGCGACTCGCCGACGCCGTCGACGTGCCGGTGATCGCCAGCGGCGGCGTCGCGACGCTCGACGACGTGCGCGCGTGCCGCGAGGCGGGCGCGGCGGCGGTGGTCGTCGGCACCGCACTGTACGAGGGGGCCTTCACCCTCGACGCGGCGATGGGCGTGTAG
- the hisI gene encoding phosphoribosyl-AMP cyclohydrolase, with protein MTVDVDFGDDGLVPAVAQDADSGDVLMLAYVSPDALERTRETGRAHYYSRSRDELWEKGATSGHTQSVREVRVDCDGDALLYLVDQEGGACHTGYRSCFYRTTDGETVGERVFDPDEVYADGDG; from the coding sequence ATGACCGTCGACGTGGATTTCGGGGATGACGGCCTCGTGCCCGCCGTCGCACAGGACGCCGACTCCGGCGATGTGCTGATGCTGGCGTACGTCTCGCCGGACGCGCTCGAGCGCACCCGCGAGACGGGGCGTGCACACTACTACTCGCGGAGCCGCGACGAACTCTGGGAGAAGGGGGCGACGAGCGGCCACACCCAGTCGGTCCGGGAGGTGCGGGTCGACTGCGACGGCGACGCCTTGCTCTACCTGGTCGACCAAGAGGGCGGGGCGTGTCACACCGGCTACCGCTCCTGTTTCTACCGGACCACCGACGGCGAGACGGTCGGGGAACGGGTGTTCGACCCGGACGAGGTGTACGCGGACGGGGACGGATGA
- a CDS encoding A24 family peptidase yields the protein MLAEPTDLLRLIAVPAFGWAAWRDVRTRRLPNRLWYPLLAVGVLALLWDVRTHLPVAGIDDRLFLVRVGVSLLVVVPLAYGLWWMGGFGGADAKALMTLALLFPTYPVYYLPWGAYPRVETTLGVFSMTILTNAVLVGVAYPVYLGVRNALRGDLSRLMCFGRRVDVGALPTEHGRLFEDEGGYTRNGLDLDALRMYLRWRGTTLAALRAAPTTHRDPESVGETGDPTDGAVDDDGRERGDASDDPTDGAVDDAEFDDPWAAERFLDEIDGSAYGTTPEKLREGLEVVTTEETVWLSPGIPFIVPVFLGLCVALAYGDLLFALLRAVGLV from the coding sequence ATGCTCGCGGAGCCGACCGACCTGTTGCGGTTGATCGCGGTGCCGGCCTTCGGCTGGGCCGCCTGGCGCGACGTTCGCACTCGCCGGCTACCGAACCGGCTGTGGTACCCGCTGCTCGCCGTCGGCGTACTCGCGCTCCTGTGGGACGTCCGGACTCACCTCCCAGTCGCGGGAATCGACGACCGCCTCTTCCTCGTCCGCGTCGGGGTGAGCCTGCTCGTCGTCGTCCCGCTGGCGTACGGACTGTGGTGGATGGGTGGGTTCGGCGGCGCCGACGCCAAGGCGCTGATGACGCTCGCCCTCCTCTTTCCGACCTACCCCGTCTACTACCTCCCGTGGGGTGCCTACCCACGGGTCGAGACCACCCTCGGCGTGTTCTCGATGACGATTCTGACCAACGCCGTCCTCGTCGGCGTCGCTTATCCCGTCTATCTCGGCGTCCGCAACGCCCTCCGGGGTGACCTGTCGCGGCTCATGTGTTTCGGTCGCCGGGTCGACGTGGGGGCGCTCCCGACCGAACACGGTCGCCTGTTCGAGGACGAAGGAGGGTACACCCGGAACGGGCTGGATCTGGACGCCCTTCGGATGTACCTGCGGTGGCGCGGAACCACGCTCGCGGCGCTCCGGGCGGCCCCGACGACCCACCGCGACCCCGAGAGCGTCGGGGAGACGGGCGACCCGACGGACGGGGCGGTCGACGACGACGGCCGGGAGCGTGGCGACGCGTCGGACGACCCGACGGACGGGGCGGTCGACGACGCCGAGTTCGACGACCCGTGGGCCGCCGAACGGTTCCTCGACGAGATCGACGGAAGCGCCTACGGGACGACCCCGGAGAAACTCCGCGAGGGACTGGAGGTCGTGACGACCGAGGAGACGGTGTGGCTCTCGCCGGGCATCCCGTTCATCGTCCCGGTCTTCCTCGGCCTGTGTGTCGCACTGGCCTACGGCGACCTGCTCTTTGCCCTGCTTCGGGCGGTTGGGTTGGTGTGA
- a CDS encoding PAS domain S-box protein produces the protein MARRDVYADTLAVFDRRDDRYEPLTTPEVADALDVGRRTVYERLRTLSDRGELRTKATGSNSRVWWRSPDDVSSSGTDAAPDTGTDGERHDRDLERRARVMESAIDGIAITDDDGEYTYVNETHADVYGYDDAEAFRGEHWTMCYGDAERERFEDEIIPSLYESGSWRGEALGRRKDGTTFPQDLSLTVADDGGIVCVVRDITDRKARERRLRDARRFNEELVENAPFGIFRLDEELRITYENSRAEEIVGLPEGEDVSGAIGVDISELPPIVETGQAELFERLKEGETIEFDFPFESIYGKEAYFTGRAVPVYRDGEFDGAILMATDISERRQYERELRDARRFNEELVENAPFGMFRLDEELRITYENPRAEEIIGLPERMESSDAVGVAITELPSIVETGQAELFERLKEGETIEFDFPFESIYGKEAYFTGRAVPVYRDGEFDGAILMATDISERRQYERELERQREQLAALDELNDVVRGITEAAIGQSTRDEIERVVCDRLADSDSYRLAWMGAVDSGQRLEPRVEAGVCGYIDDLPVPDRSGYPADWGPIGDAVRTGEMRIARNVLAGDAPEQLRDDAREFGYRSLAAIPVVHQGMFYGVLCVCSERSDAFAEKERAVVGQLGDVIGHAIAAIDRKRALMSDEVVELDVEVPNLLPPQDGSPPTEGTISVTRVTPVGDGEYLLYGTATDGAMETINALRDRRPAWKEVRTFDDRDGEVRFEQRLSDPPMASIVADYGGSVDAGTIEDGAYSATIRFPPGTNVRRVVDRLQETYLDVRIDGQRQVGRETPPSERVPGTLVEDLTERQRAALEAGYFGGYFDWPRHRSGEEVAASLDIGASTFHQHVRKAQHKLLDAMFADV, from the coding sequence ATGGCTCGGCGGGACGTCTACGCCGACACGTTGGCCGTCTTCGACCGGCGCGACGATCGGTACGAACCCCTCACGACTCCGGAGGTGGCCGACGCCCTCGACGTCGGTCGCCGGACCGTGTACGAGCGGTTGCGAACGCTTTCCGACCGTGGCGAACTCCGGACGAAGGCGACCGGGTCCAACTCCAGGGTCTGGTGGCGTTCCCCGGACGATGTGTCGTCGAGCGGTACGGACGCGGCGCCCGACACCGGGACCGACGGCGAACGGCACGACCGGGATCTGGAGCGACGGGCTCGGGTGATGGAGTCGGCGATCGACGGAATCGCCATCACCGACGACGACGGCGAGTACACCTACGTCAACGAGACGCACGCCGACGTGTACGGATACGACGACGCCGAGGCGTTCCGCGGTGAACACTGGACGATGTGTTACGGTGACGCGGAGCGCGAACGGTTCGAAGACGAGATCATCCCGTCGCTCTACGAGTCGGGGTCGTGGCGTGGCGAAGCGCTCGGTCGACGGAAGGACGGAACGACGTTTCCGCAGGATCTCTCGTTGACCGTCGCCGACGACGGCGGTATCGTCTGTGTCGTCCGGGACATCACGGACCGGAAGGCGCGGGAACGCCGACTCCGGGACGCCCGCCGGTTCAACGAGGAGTTGGTGGAGAACGCGCCGTTCGGGATATTTCGACTGGACGAGGAGTTACGGATCACCTACGAGAACTCGCGGGCCGAGGAGATAGTCGGCCTCCCCGAAGGTGAGGACGTATCGGGCGCGATCGGGGTCGATATCAGCGAGTTGCCGCCGATCGTCGAGACGGGACAGGCGGAGTTGTTCGAGCGCCTCAAGGAGGGGGAGACGATCGAGTTCGACTTCCCGTTCGAGTCGATCTACGGGAAAGAGGCGTACTTCACTGGTCGTGCGGTTCCGGTGTATCGGGACGGGGAGTTCGACGGGGCGATCCTGATGGCGACGGACATCTCCGAGCGCAGACAGTACGAGCGGGAACTCCGGGACGCGCGACGGTTCAACGAGGAGTTGGTGGAGAACGCGCCGTTCGGGATGTTTCGGCTGGACGAGGAGTTGCGGATCACCTACGAGAACCCGCGGGCCGAGGAGATAATCGGGCTGCCCGAGCGAATGGAGTCGTCGGACGCGGTCGGCGTGGCCATCACCGAACTGCCGTCGATCGTCGAGACGGGACAGGCGGAGTTGTTCGAGCGCCTCAAGGAGGGGGAGACGATCGAGTTCGACTTCCCGTTCGAGTCGATCTACGGGAAAGAGGCGTACTTCACTGGTCGTGCGGTTCCGGTGTATCGGGACGGGGAGTTCGACGGGGCGATCCTGATGGCGACGGACATCTCCGAGCGCAGACAGTACGAGCGGGAACTGGAGCGCCAGCGCGAGCAACTCGCCGCCCTCGACGAACTCAACGACGTCGTCCGCGGCATCACGGAGGCGGCCATCGGACAGTCCACCCGCGACGAGATCGAGCGCGTGGTGTGTGATCGACTGGCCGACTCGGATTCCTACCGGCTGGCCTGGATGGGGGCGGTCGATTCGGGGCAGCGACTGGAGCCACGCGTCGAGGCGGGTGTCTGCGGCTACATCGACGACCTGCCGGTTCCCGACCGCTCCGGCTATCCGGCCGACTGGGGACCGATCGGCGACGCCGTTCGGACCGGCGAGATGCGGATCGCCCGGAACGTCCTCGCGGGGGACGCCCCAGAGCAGTTGCGCGACGACGCCCGCGAGTTCGGCTACCGATCCCTCGCCGCGATTCCGGTCGTTCACCAGGGGATGTTCTACGGTGTCCTGTGTGTCTGCTCGGAGCGATCGGACGCGTTCGCCGAGAAGGAGCGAGCGGTCGTCGGTCAACTGGGCGACGTGATCGGGCACGCCATCGCCGCGATCGATCGCAAGCGGGCGCTCATGAGCGACGAAGTCGTCGAACTCGACGTCGAGGTTCCGAACCTCCTGCCCCCGCAGGACGGCTCGCCTCCGACCGAGGGCACGATCAGCGTCACTCGGGTGACGCCGGTGGGCGACGGCGAGTACCTCCTGTACGGCACGGCCACCGACGGGGCCATGGAGACGATCAACGCCCTCCGCGATCGGCGTCCGGCGTGGAAGGAGGTCCGCACGTTCGACGACCGGGACGGCGAGGTCCGGTTCGAACAGCGACTCTCGGATCCGCCGATGGCGTCAATCGTCGCGGACTACGGCGGGAGCGTCGACGCCGGGACCATCGAAGACGGGGCGTACAGTGCGACCATTCGGTTCCCGCCCGGGACGAACGTCCGACGGGTCGTCGACAGGCTACAGGAGACGTATCTGGACGTTCGGATCGACGGGCAGCGACAGGTTGGCAGGGAGACTCCGCCCTCGGAGCGCGTCCCGGGGACGCTCGTCGAGGACCTCACCGAACGGCAGCGAGCGGCGCTCGAAGCGGGCTACTTCGGCGGCTATTTCGACTGGCCGCGACACCGTTCGGGCGAGGAGGTGGCCGCGTCGCTCGACATCGGAGCGTCGACGTTCCACCAACACGTCCGCAAGGCCCAACACAAACTCCTCGACGCGATGTTCGCCGACGTCTGA
- the hisB gene encoding imidazoleglycerol-phosphate dehydratase HisB, whose protein sequence is MDRTAARSRETAETTIDLTLDVDGEGDARVDTGIGFYDHMLESFAKHGLFDLTVECDGDLDIDDHHTVEDVALVLGGAFEEALGDKRGIRRFADRRVPLDEAVASVVVDVSGRPLFRFDGEFSEERVGDFTSVMARHFARSLSTEAGLTCHAEVTGENAHHEVEALFKALARCLDDATRIDERRSDTPSTKGEL, encoded by the coding sequence ATGGACCGCACCGCCGCGCGAAGCCGCGAGACAGCGGAGACGACCATCGACCTGACACTCGACGTGGACGGCGAGGGCGACGCCCGCGTCGACACCGGTATCGGCTTCTACGACCACATGCTCGAATCGTTCGCCAAGCACGGCCTGTTCGACCTGACGGTGGAGTGTGACGGCGACCTGGACATCGACGACCACCACACCGTCGAGGACGTCGCCCTCGTCCTCGGCGGGGCGTTCGAGGAGGCGTTGGGCGACAAGCGAGGGATCCGCCGCTTCGCCGACCGTCGCGTCCCCCTCGACGAGGCCGTCGCCTCGGTGGTCGTCGACGTGAGCGGCCGACCCCTGTTCCGGTTCGACGGCGAGTTCTCCGAGGAACGCGTGGGCGACTTTACGAGCGTCATGGCACGCCACTTCGCACGCTCCCTGTCGACCGAGGCGGGACTCACCTGCCACGCCGAAGTGACGGGCGAGAACGCCCATCACGAGGTGGAGGCGCTGTTCAAGGCACTCGCGCGCTGTCTCGACGACGCCACGCGGATCGACGAGCGGCGATCCGACACGCCGAGCACGAAAGGCGAGCTCTGA